The Anopheles moucheti chromosome 3, idAnoMoucSN_F20_07, whole genome shotgun sequence genome contains the following window.
TATTACCCTTTAGTTTGCGATGTGTTTATTTGGaacttaaattatttttcacatttgcatggttctttcctttttctttgaaGCATTGTTCATTATTAGGCAACATTTATTTGATTCTAACATAAAATTCTCTTCTATTTTTAGCATGCTTTGCGAAGGCTTTCCAACGATTGCCACCCAGCATACCACCCAGCATGACCACCTCGCTGGCAGAAAGTGGCGTAAACGTAATGCTCGCCTCAGTCACATCCGACACCGCCGGCAATCCGATCCAATCGGCGACGTATGACTTTGCGGTGTCGCTCGAAATTAAGGAGAAAGAACGGAACAGCAGCTACGTTACGGTGCCACGTGACGTCAAGTCCAGCTTTCGATTGCGTTGCAAAACGGACAAGGAAGTATGCATTACCGTGCGCCAGGTACCGTCGGATCGGTATCCTTCCCTGCTGATCGAGCGGTGCTTTGGAGTACTGCTGAGCCCGGGTCGGATCGTACGACAGGCCGACATGCAGCTGCTCGATATGGTCAGCATGGGGTACGTGAAACCACTGGACGGTGGTAATCCCTCCTCGAACGGAACGGGCAATAGCAACAGTGGTGGTGCTAACGCTGCCTGCactagcagcagtagcagcgtTACCAGTCCGGCGAACTTCTCTCAATTCCCGTACCAGATCAAGGCCGAATGGAAAGCGAACGCTTTCGAGCCGCTTAACATGGAAACTCCCAAGATGGCACTCACCGTAGCCGTCGATCTAGTCATCAAGGGTATTCAGGAACCGGTGCGGTTCGTAATAGAAACGTCCGTTGCGATACTGTCCCAGAGCGAGCTGCGCATCGTGCCGAACATGTTCACAAACAAGCGACCGTTGCTGCTACACTTTTATCTGACGCTGCGCGAAAATGGTGAAGGCACCTGGGAGGTGGACGCGATTAACCATTCAGATGAAATAGTGGAACCGCAGGCAGCGTCCTCCACCTCATCGTTGTCGTTGAATTTCAACTTCCGAAACTGGACCTTCCGCAACTCGGCTAGCGTACAGTCGATGCAGGACTTTGACGATCCCAGCCCGACCGACTACAGCTCGGACGGGGACGAACCGTTGCTCAGCGGAACGGGCGAAGTGTCGAAGAACTGCACCGCCGCCCAGCTGGACGAGTGGCATGTCATCATACAGGAGTGGTACCAGGAGGGAAGTAGCCCGGAAAAGCGGCCCAAAAACTTACCCAACCTTGTGCGGATGGGTATTCCTGAACCGTTACGCGGGACGGTGTGGCAACGTTTGGCTTGCGTGGAAAATCGCAAGGAAATGTTCGACTCGTATCGGGTGCTAATCACGAAGGAAAGTAGCTGCGAAACCGTCATCCAGCGGGATATCAATCGTACGTTTCCTGCGCACAAATCTTTCAAGGAGAACGGTGGCACGGGCCAGGAGAATCTGTACAAGGTGTCGAAAGCGTATGCCGTGTACGATACGGAGGTGGGATACTGTCAGGGGTTAAGCTTCATAGCAGCCAGTTTGCTGTTGCATGTAAGTGTATTGCACGTTGGACTCCCGGTGTCCGATAGAAAACGCACATATAAACGaaaaatttcatatttttcacaGATGCCTGAGGAGGAAGCGTTCTGCGTACTGGTGGCCCTGATGTACAACTACGGTTTGCGCGATATGTACAAAATGGGGTTCGAGTCGCTCTACCTTCGCCTGTACCAGCTGAACCGGCTCATGAAAGATCAGCTGCCCGATCTGTACGAGCATTTCGTGCAAATGGGTGTCGAGTCGCACATGTTTGCCAGTCAATGGTTTTTGACGCTGTTTACCGCCCGCTTTCCGCTATACTTTGTGTTCTACATCCTGGATGTGTTTCTGCTCGATGGCATACCGGTGTTGTTCCAGGTCGCTCTAACGCTGCTGAGCGTTTGCCGCAAGGATCTGCTGGAACTGGATTTCGAGGGCATCCTGAAGTACTTCCGTGTGACACTGCCGAAAAAGTGTCGCAGTGAAACGCAGGCCCAAAAGCTGATGAAACTTTCATTCGAGTGTAAGGTGAAGAAGTTGAAGAAGTACGAGATGGAATATCTGGCTAAAAAGGAAGAAACTGAACGGAAGGAACAGGAGTTGAAGCAGTACGAGCTGCGATATGGGGAGGAACGAGCGAAGCTTCAGCAGGAAATTGGATTGCTGAATGAAAAGATTGATGCAATGGCACGCAAAGATCGTAAGAACGCGGGTATCATACAGGATTACAAGCAGATTATTCAACGGCAAGAAGCAGAGCAGGGCAAGCTTCACACCATGCTTGACGATCTGACGGTAAGACGGAGTGTATTTTACTTCATTCTGtacatttaaaacattattctATCGCTTTTAGAAAACTATTTCAACGTGCAGCAAATGTACAGCGAGCATACCACAGTCGTCTCCACTTCATAAGAACTATGGCAAGAACTTCCAGCAGGCGAACACCGTGAACAATAATaacgaacaacaaacacatcCTCTGGCGGATCAACCGGACGGTGGAAGTTCGACTGGACCTGCTGGGGGAGGCAAACATTCCGGTGCGTCCGCAATAATAGGAGGTCTTGGACCGCTCGATCCGTTGGTAATTGCATCGCAGCGAATACGCGAGTTAGAGCTAGAGCTGGCACAAACCAAACTCGCACAAGTTGAGGCAGAGTGTAAGAATCAGGTAAGAATGGGTTAGAATGATTGCAAAAGGTACCGATTGTAGTatctttatttcatttaacctTCGTCATCCTCAGGATCTTCATCACCAGCTAAACACAACCGTTACCGAGCTGCAAGCCACTCGGAGCAGCTGGCAACCGTGGCTATCCAAGACGTTGAACTCGATACAGGAAAAAGTGGTCACAAAGCGCGAAGTTAATCCACCCGCTCCCTCGTTCCAGTCCTACGCGTCTATGGATGGAAATGTATGATGAAACATGCTTTTTAAAGGATATTCCGTTTATTTCCGTAATAACTTTACTTGCAGATGAAAAATCACTCAAACACATTGCCCCACGTgcgaaacaataacaataaggcGGCACTAGCACAACGGCACAGCCTTGCGCAGGTGAACTTTTCTAGCTCGGACTGTAGCTCGACCGGCTCAGCTACAGATGCAGACGGTAGCGGTGATCCACAGGTGCTTGCCAGAGCAAAGTACGACAGCAGCGTAAACATATTGTACAAGGATGCACGGTGCAATAGTCTGAAGTAGGATGTATGGGCCACATATGTACGACACCAGGCTTTCTGCAGCTAAATGTGTGTTGCTATATACGTTTCCTGTTTTATATAGTCCAATTCCAAGCTCAGTAATTCTCGAGGGGTGCAGCGCTAGTTGTGTAAGAGGTGCTCGAGAAGTAGACAACCGGTCAAACcagccatcatcatcaatattCTTGTTGTTTTAGTGTATTTTATGGCAGGAGAGATATCTGTAAGAGCGCACGCAGATAAGTGCGCGCGGATGGTAGAAGCGTAGCGAAAGCACTCGATATTAttactgtttttgttttacaaaagcACATGACAAAGCAAATGGGCATATTAGAATTGTCTCATTATCCACAATCTCTTCAAACGTCGTTCATTTATTTCTCCCATTTcgtataattatttttttatgagaCTAGTAAGAAACATTCCTTGTGATAGGGTtctgaaatcaaaacaatgttCACGAACGTTACCGAATAACTTAAGCGCGCGAGAATGAGTTTCAGCTTGTTTTTTTAAGGCTGTACATGGAACCACTTCGAAACGAAAAGGATCGCGTTTgaattaatatttaacaatATTTGGAGCTAAtattatatttgtttattggTTTCGCATTTATTTCAAATGTAAGATGAGAGTGTGGATAGATGGGTGGGCAGGCTCATGATTGTTAAGGAATAGATTTTCTCCCTCTGAACTTTATGAGAATAattctgaaaaaaaacgttcgcTTCTTTTGTTAAgtttgatttgaatattttctcACTTCAATCGCTTCTgttcattcattttcatttcatagATTGTTTTATGAATTTCGTTCTTCGCACAAGAAAGTTTTCTATCGTCTATGAATGTTGTGTTAGAAACAAAGGATACTCTCAAGAACAGCTGTTAGATAACGTTTTATGTTTACCGAGCTTACGATCTTACGTTTTGGCTTTGGTATGAAAGGTTAAGCTCTCCACCATTTTGCCTGTTTCCCACTTGGCACATGAGAGAATTTTGCATATCATTGGTTAGCAATGTTTCAGTCAAATGGTTAGTTAGCTCTGTTACTGGTTATATTTTTGGCATTTCTAAAAGAAATCTCACACTCTGTCCGTCTTATGGTGCACCACCAACCCCATCTCAACACAAAATGGCTAGTTGTTCCAAAAAGGACCGAACTTGCAACGCAACTAGTTTTGATAGCGGCTACTTACTCTACATCGGAAAAAGCTTACTCACAAAAGGCAAAACGAAGAAACGATTTAGGATCCTTACGGTAGGAAGAGCATATTCACATTCTCCACATATTTATAATTCAAATAAATGAACCACGCGGGAAAACACCTGGCTGTAATGCAGAGAGGCGTTAGCATGAATATCCGATAGCCATTTGCTGAATACATCGCAAAAGCGTGTTGCATGTATGGGAATTATTATTCAGTATCCTAGTTACATGTTCATGAAAATAATTAGATACATTATTTCTTTTAGCAGTCCTTGTGATTTCGGATATCAATTTTAAAACTGCAATAAAAGTTACAGTTTGCTCAAATTTGACCTAAAATTAAACGAAGTCGATTTCAATGTGCAACTCTTGCACACGGAACACGGGTCGCTTCACCAattcgccattttgttgtAGAAACTGTCAGGAGGTTTTGGCGGAAAAATCGCGATTATTGAATCACATTGTATTACAATgtaataattattgtttttatagaaaatcataaaacaaaactgaatAGCAGAAATTCAACCAGCTTTCTGTTGCCATTCGAATCCCAATCGGCAATCCCATACGTCAACAAGGCAGCTGTCATAATACGCACCATACACCAGCCTTCTCTTGCCGTTGCGATGCTTCAACTGTACCCTAGCAGGGCAAGCGTACGCACGGGAAAGAAGAAGTAAATTGTCGTTCAATGCGTGCAGACTGCGTTCGTGGTGCGCGTCATGTGAAAAACaacgagcaaaaaaatttgCGTGTCACGGGTGAAGCAGATTTTCCGTAAAAGTAAGCGTCGATGGTAGAAGATGGTCACTTTATTGCAGTGTTGTGTGTTCGTGGTGTCATTATTTGTATGTGAAATCGGGCACCAAATAGCAAACAGGACGCACGTGTGTCGTCATTACACGGAATGCATATGCGTGCTTATTTTTTGCTAGAAGTGATGCCATAAGCTCCAGTTCTCTGTCTTTTCTGTATATCCTTTCCACATCCTTGGTGTTGTTCTGGTTTAAATTAAGGCGAAGTTATCATGAGAAGTGTCCTTTCATGGTTTCTCCCTTCCTTTTGTACAACTGTGCGTCCCTGTGTGCGTGTCACCGTGGCGGGCACTTTGTCGTCCTGAAACCCGTGTCTGGCTTGGAGTCGAAGAGTGAAAGCATTCGTGCCCGAAGGCGCCATTATAACATTCCCCAGAGTAGATTGCAAACCAAGAAGGATTTCGAAGCGCCTCCGTTGTTGGTTTACAGTTCATCCGTGGGCCGCCCGGACACATTACAATGAGTGGTGcaattctttcccttttttcctgtACGTCACCTCAGAAAGTGCGTCACATTATATTTCGCGAAAGTGTCGTTCATCCGCTGTGTCTCTGCTGTGCAATGGTGGTAGTGTGTTGTCTTTTCCCGTGCATGCGACACCGAACAAACGCAAAAAAGACCGTCAGCAGACCGTTGACGCGTTTCCCGATAACACCTTCCCAGACATCCTGTGTTTGTACTGGATTGctggtttgcttttgttgccaTCTCAGCATTTgtcgcgcgtgtgtgtgtttgttgtttacatTGCGTGGAGAAGGCTTTCCACCGTTGTGCAATTGAATGTTAGAAGGGTCACTTTTCTGCCGGTCCGGCAATTCGTGATGTGTAGTTATTGCGCCTTCTTTATATTCTGTGGCATCGATGTATGTTTATCGTGTTCGTCGAATGtagatttattgattttatttccctaTTTTTGCAGCCAAAAAAGTGCATCATCACGAGATAAAACCCAGCGCGTAGATAGCTGGAACAAAATTCATTGGAGTAACAAAAAGCTAAAGCTAACAGCGTGTGGAATGTTGTTTCCccagaagtaaaacaaaaaaaacctacctCATTTAGTGCGTGGCAGTGCTTGCCAAGGTAAGCCTccgcaagtgtgtgtgtgtgcgtttttgttcAATCATCTCAACTGAAACTACTGAGATGAAAATTCTCACTCAGCAGTCCATGAAagtttaatgaaacaaaaagtgaaagaaaagcGTGCTATATAAGGTTACAGTGCGGTGTGAAAAAGTACACCCCCAAGGCAAAATTAAAGGAGTAAATAGTGcgtgagtgtttgtgtgaagtaacggaaaggaaaaagctGTGCGAAGCTCGCATATTCTACGTTGTagaaaacccaaacaaaacaaaccgcacTGCGGCGACGCGCCTATTTCCCtccagaagaaaaataaatagaagaaGGATCATCCCCCGTGTACTGCtaagtagtagtggtagtagtagtagtggtggtgttggtgttggtatTGTGTGAAAAATAGCATCGCACTCTTCCTGCCTTTTCGCAACAGAACGTCGTCATCCTGTTTTACGTCTCACCAATACACCTACCGTGACGACGACGATATGGCGGGTGTGTTCGATCTGGAGCTGCACGAGGAGGAGGACCTTCACGACTCGGATGACGACGTTATCGAGATCGAGGATGTAAGTAAAAAGTTCCGCAATCTTGATGACAACCCGGTGGAGATATTTAAATTCGACTCTTCTTCTAAATTTGGGGGATATGTTAGGAAAATTACCAGAGTCGAGAGTTTAGTACAAGAACAAGCATTTTTAGTAGAAATTTTGAAAACACTGGTATTCCTGCACGGTATTCCAGATTACTGAGAATAAATTGTACGATTTCGCAATCTTACCAAAGAAGTAATATGGACAAATTTGTTGAGAGTTCGTTCATAAAGTTATTATGCCCTGCATTAATGCAATCGTGCAGACAGTCCAATGTAAAACAGTCCAAGTGTAACGAAATGGATCGGAAACCTTCCAAACGGAGAGCAATGCCCTCTTATATGGGTGGAAAACCCAACCCCCGGGTTAACGATCAGCACGTCCGTCTTATTGCTTGCCGGCCTTTAACACTGTACGTGGACACATTTTTTATCGTAACTCGCCAATCCCTCCTGTTTGCTAATggtagaaaacaaataaaacccaaaaacCTCAAACTGTGAGTTGAACTCGCTAGCTTAAAAAACCCCACTTTCAAAACTGGGTTTCCATTCGACGGATTGACTCGCCAAAATTCAAGTAAAGAGAAGGGTAGCTTGCCTTTACCAGGGAGACATATACGCCGGAGAGGTCAGAGGAGTTCAAGAACAAGGGCCACCCGAATGTTAGGAAGTGTGGTTGCAAACAACACGCACCAGTCCCCCGAACCTTTCaagaatgaaatgctgtggaATGCTTCACTTCTTGAGGGCAAAttcgcacatacacacgcacacgcacaaaaactAATcttcaccccaaaaaaaaaaaccggatgaAAGACACGGACTGACTGTACCCCCCTCGTCGGTTGAATGTACTCCATTCTATCTCTCCTCCTGTTTCGTAAGAACGCACTCAACCAGACAAGGTTAaacagagcgagagagagagagagagcgagagtgcGCGAAAGATCGGAAGAAAAGTACGCGAAAGACGACTGTAGACAAAGTACGCAGCCCAAAGGAAAGTTCTTTGACACCTGACgcggttgctgttgttgctgttgttgtgtggtgtgttgcggtttgttgttgctgctctcTTTGGTTAATGGCGGTGTATGGCGCTTGGGCGGTTACTTTTTGCCAGACGCACCAGAAAGAGCCAATGCTCTGGGCGGCGGCGTCGGCGACCCCCAATGCGGCCGGATTCGGGCGAACGAACGGTGAATGTGTTGTCTGTCCTCTGTTTTGACCCGGCATTCGTGGCAACGAGCTGCACGGCATAGGGGAGAGCGGGGAACCCTCACGTCCATAATATTCTGCAGGACGCCGGACCCCGGCATCTCACTTGTGTTCTGCACAGGGAAGCGATTCGGTTTAGCGCGATTCTGCCCCCTTTTTTGGTAGCATGGGCGACGGTGGATTATTTGCCTTCCGGGGGTTTGAAGAACGCGTGCACTTACACGCGGCGACCCTGCATTTGGCAGCTGTTGGGGAGCGGGGGATACAACTTGTCCAGGGCATGCAGCAGTGTCTTCATTTCGGTTCCCCATCAAGGGGAGCCATCCTTTTGGCCTTTCATTTCGCAACGCAATTTCGAAAAGTTCAATAACATCATCCTCCCTGTCCGCTCGGCAATCCGAATGTGCAGCAGCTGGCACTGGGCGGCGtattttaacaaactggtTTCGTCCGTTGCTTGGGATGCAATTTTCTCGCGAATGCTGCACCAAacagtgtgcgtgtttgtCGCATATTTAACATTACTTTTAATTGTCTGAATGGTATTGGAGGTCTTTATTGGATTGAtcataatgatgatgaatttGTAACAAATTTGCAAGCAAAATTATTTTCCTATTTAGATGCTATTTTCCAGCTGGAATAGGAACCGTATCCATTAATATGTAAATCGATTTTAAAAGGATCCAACGAGTTTCTAACCCTCGTGTAAATTACTATATGTGAGCGTTGTACAGGAAGTTAATTTGCAGACAGTAGTATCGATAATGTTATTCGGATTGAATAACAACTGGCCATTGGGAGCTGTTTTGacattatttttccttccctttggTAGTGGTCGTGGGGTTGCTTTATCGTCTGTCCCATCGCTTGGAAATCCCCGAACCATTCAAGCATTCGTCATCGTTCATTCCGCACGCCGTACAGAAAACAGGGTTGTAGCTAATAGCCTTTTGATTGATCCATTCCATCCCCATCCCGCTTCATTCGCTGTGTACGCGCGTGGTTCATGTTCCATAATTGCCAACGTGTACTACGGATTGCATCCGCTGCAACGTACGCTACTGCATTACCCCCGCGCAGTCTGCTCTGCAGCTTGCCATTCATACCATGTGACATCCTCTTGGTTGTGTTTACTCACAGGGTGTCGTCCCCCGGTCCATTGTGGCTCTCCATTCCCTTGACGCGTTTGTcgctttttgtttcaattagtGTCCCGATCAACACGGCCGGTTGTGGAATAGTTGAAGGCTTGTAGGAATTATAGCTACATTGCAGTCTGTGCCACAATGGTCATTAAACTCTCCGACGACACACGGTGTACCAAGAGACGCAGCACAAtgtttgtcaaaaaaaaaacgagactcTGACATCAGCACGGTGTCTTGACGTCATGGAGGCATTACAAATGAGTCGTAGATAAACTGAATTTGCAACAGCCGCCACTATACCGTGGCCTGTTGTTTAAAGGCAACCGTGTAACGGAAAGATAAAAGGGATCGCAAAATTGCGTCCGCTTGGAATGTTCGTCTAGCAATTCCTCTTGACTCATGTTTCAAGGAAGCGCCAAGAAAGCATGGAAAGAAAATGTGAGCCGGTTTTCCCGGTTTCCCCGGCATGGAATTCGTTCCACGAACGGTGCACGGAAGGGGGAAAATCACACCATCAAAACCTCCGTTGCTCCGTCGATTTGATTCGATTGGTTTTTTGGGCTTGATGCGAAATGGAGCATCGTGCCTAAATGAAGGAGAAGAGAACCACAGGCAAGCTTCTATACCGtttctttctgtgtgtgtgtgggttggaATGCACGTGGTACATGACCTCTCTGAGACActgttttttctgttgtttttcatGTTGTTCTTGCTATCGATTGAATGACTCATCGACGTAAAGTAGGAAtcttggtggttttttttataatgttttgctGGTGGCATTCGGTTTGCCATGTTGCCAGCAGCTGTAGTTCGTTCCATAAACATAATAATGGATTATTTGTGTGTGACTCACTGGATTTGTTATGTTGTTTGATTCGTTAACCACAAACATTAGTCATACATCAACTTGTACTTGCTCTTGGACATGGACGGTAATAAATGCGATTCCCTGTTTTGATAGAAAATGTTTCAGTTTGCTGTCCAAATGCTTTGGTAAATCCCTTATCGACAATACAATGTACAATGTGCTTTAAAATTCGAGTGCTTGAGGATATTAATCGCTGAAATGTGCAGGAGGATCGACAGTAACCCGAAGAAGCTTGACAGGAGAGAagttaatatttattattcaggGAAAATCCATGGGTCTGGATGAGGATAGAAAAATGTTACGGAACTACTCGAAGAACAGGTTCAGTAGCTGACAACGATCCAAGCAGAAGCCAGAGATGAGAAGGCTTCGCTTATATATCTACATGAGATATGAGGTTGATCTAGAGAAGGAAGATACAGTAATACTTGGGAATGtccaaaaaaatacaaagagCTTTGCATGGGAATAGTTCAACGACTTGCGTTTGAGACAAGAACCAGGTTGCGGAATAAATTCAaaggaaataataaatatttcggCACGGAATAAATATCTcaaggtacctgtgtactgcgGCCCGCAAACGGAGGCACAAGTATGCTTTTAGCTGTGGCTTTCACATTCCTTCTCCGCTAGTTCCATTCTTTAAATGCCATCCCTCTCAAAGGCActggaagaaatggaaaagctgctcccccccccccatccacCATTAGAAAGTATGAAAATGAAGGTGGCCAAagctttcggttttgtttttgcccttTGTTGCGAGGACACCttgcgtttgtgtttgtatat
Protein-coding sequences here:
- the LOC128303222 gene encoding rab GTPase-activating protein 1 isoform X2, with the protein product MEKQSGWANNSSSSTPIGESTTKNDVAAASVSKKEGGVTSAGVDISSSEKHTNPDSTSGNGGASPVQLEPSASGTTDSPSLGPKSEDSLSIKSSDSVTTSGEYEIVPEAPSIGEDLVDSGVTTSHSKQLGSEPIRNTEANGNPGGDIGADLAECIADDGELEAKQGKEPAKKRSEGKKLTAISPILNIEGNGNMMDLEKNMNEVIHELEEERTLSGASDPSSSNKACFAKAFQRLPPSIPPSMTTSLAESGVNVMLASVTSDTAGNPIQSATYDFAVSLEIKEKERNSSYVTVPRDVKSSFRLRCKTDKEVCITVRQVPSDRYPSLLIERCFGVLLSPGRIVRQADMQLLDMVSMGYVKPLDGGNPSSNGTGNSNSGGANAACTSSSSSVTSPANFSQFPYQIKAEWKANAFEPLNMETPKMALTVAVDLVIKGIQEPVRFVIETSVAILSQSELRIVPNMFTNKRPLLLHFYLTLRENGEGTWEVDAINHSDEIVEPQAASSTSSLSLNFNFRNWTFRNSASVQSMQDFDDPSPTDYSSDGDEPLLSGTGEVSKNCTAAQLDEWHVIIQEWYQEGSSPEKRPKNLPNLVRMGIPEPLRGTVWQRLACVENRKEMFDSYRVLITKESSCETVIQRDINRTFPAHKSFKENGGTGQENLYKVSKAYAVYDTEVGYCQGLSFIAASLLLHMPEEEAFCVLVALMYNYGLRDMYKMGFESLYLRLYQLNRLMKDQLPDLYEHFVQMGVESHMFASQWFLTLFTARFPLYFVFYILDVFLLDGIPVLFQVALTLLSVCRKDLLELDFEGILKYFRVTLPKKCRSETQAQKLMKLSFECKVKKLKKYEMEYLAKKEETERKEQELKQYELRYGEERAKLQQEIGLLNEKIDAMARKDRKNAGIIQDYKQIIQRQEAEQGKLHTMLDDLTKTISTCSKCTASIPQSSPLHKNYGKNFQQANTVNNNNEQQTHPLADQPDGGSSTGPAGGGKHSGASAIIGGLGPLDPLVIASQRIRELELELAQTKLAQVEAECKNQDLHHQLNTTVTELQATRSSWQPWLSKTLNSIQEKVVTKREVNPPAPSFQSYASMDGNMKNHSNTLPHVRNNNNKAALAQRHSLAQVNFSSSDCSSTGSATDADGSGDPQVLARAKYDSSVNILYKDARCNSLK
- the LOC128303222 gene encoding rab GTPase-activating protein 1-like isoform X1, encoding MEKQSGWANNSSSSTPIGESTTKNDVAAASVSKKEGGVTSAGVDISSSEKHTNPDSTSGNGGASPVQLEPSASGTTDSPSLGPKSEDSLSIKSSDSVTTSGEYEIVPEAPSIGEDLVDSGVTTSHSKQLGSEPIRNTEANGNPGGDIGADLAECIADDGELEAKQGKEPAKKRSEGKKLTAISPILNIEGNGNMMDLEKNMNEVIHELEEERTLSGASDPSSSNKATPVRSPEMRNTVDPSLQNPHGADGGPKKPQVPTTLRLGLQSMRANFTIGGEGSTDTTPNALLSPEGIGRGVGQSVFYDCLDSSPLTEKKDDMKPVGSCAGETDEELSDIDQDCTIFSGVTYLGASRINAPKSEREILQKVAEMNGGGDGGCGDGSCTGTGSDSPLGLKVSVSVPTCSEGLVVLYDCESHGVVATYEVQRILFFARGPVGSTDQACFAFTWSHGESQETAVHQCHVFRCNIPEAVTQVSTCFAKAFQRLPPSIPPSMTTSLAESGVNVMLASVTSDTAGNPIQSATYDFAVSLEIKEKERNSSYVTVPRDVKSSFRLRCKTDKEVCITVRQVPSDRYPSLLIERCFGVLLSPGRIVRQADMQLLDMVSMGYVKPLDGGNPSSNGTGNSNSGGANAACTSSSSSVTSPANFSQFPYQIKAEWKANAFEPLNMETPKMALTVAVDLVIKGIQEPVRFVIETSVAILSQSELRIVPNMFTNKRPLLLHFYLTLRENGEGTWEVDAINHSDEIVEPQAASSTSSLSLNFNFRNWTFRNSASVQSMQDFDDPSPTDYSSDGDEPLLSGTGEVSKNCTAAQLDEWHVIIQEWYQEGSSPEKRPKNLPNLVRMGIPEPLRGTVWQRLACVENRKEMFDSYRVLITKESSCETVIQRDINRTFPAHKSFKENGGTGQENLYKVSKAYAVYDTEVGYCQGLSFIAASLLLHMPEEEAFCVLVALMYNYGLRDMYKMGFESLYLRLYQLNRLMKDQLPDLYEHFVQMGVESHMFASQWFLTLFTARFPLYFVFYILDVFLLDGIPVLFQVALTLLSVCRKDLLELDFEGILKYFRVTLPKKCRSETQAQKLMKLSFECKVKKLKKYEMEYLAKKEETERKEQELKQYELRYGEERAKLQQEIGLLNEKIDAMARKDRKNAGIIQDYKQIIQRQEAEQGKLHTMLDDLTKTISTCSKCTASIPQSSPLHKNYGKNFQQANTVNNNNEQQTHPLADQPDGGSSTGPAGGGKHSGASAIIGGLGPLDPLVIASQRIRELELELAQTKLAQVEAECKNQDLHHQLNTTVTELQATRSSWQPWLSKTLNSIQEKVVTKREVNPPAPSFQSYASMDGNMKNHSNTLPHVRNNNNKAALAQRHSLAQVNFSSSDCSSTGSATDADGSGDPQVLARAKYDSSVNILYKDARCNSLK